A stretch of DNA from Mesorhizobium onobrychidis:
CGTGGCTGGAAGTGGGCACGTCAAGAATGCCCCACATGTAGCCATAGTTGCGGTTCGGGTCCACACCGAACGAGCCGTCGTCGTTCCTGCGGCGGTTCTTGCGCCAAAGCCGCTCTTGTGCCCGGCTGTGTTCATGGCCGTCCGGGTTGACCAGCGGGGCGACCCAGACTTCTCCGCTCGTAAGCCAACCTGCGATCGGCGCCTCGTCAGCCCGCTCGACGAGTTCCTTGGCGAGCAGGAAGGGCACTTCCACGGCGATCCACTCGCGCGCGTGGTGGCAGCCCATGAAGAGAACCTTGGGAACACCGCCGCGACGGTCCCCGATCCGCAAGGCAAGGATGGGCCGGCCCTCGATACTTCGGCCGATCTCGATCAATTGGGCGATGTCCGGCTTCGCTTCCGCAAGCTGCCGCAGCTCCTCCTCCAGGCTGGCTGCCGAATGATACTGCTCCGCCGCCTCGGCGCTGGCGAAGGTGGACAGGTGCCGCGCCACATCCTCGAGTTGCTCGACGAGGTAGCCCATGCTGGACAGGCGGTCCAGCTGAGCCTCGGTTGCACGAAGGATCAGGTGATCCGGCTTGA
This window harbors:
- a CDS encoding M14 family metallopeptidase, whose product is MNLIAKVTSSGLQKPLGDVLRVPLGIDVWEVKPDHLILRATEAQLDRLSSMGYLVEQLEDVARHLSTFASAEAAEQYHSAASLEEELRQLAEAKPDIAQLIEIGRSIEGRPILALRIGDRRGGVPKVLFMGCHHAREWIAVEVPFLLAKELVERADEAPIAGWLTSGEVWVAPLVNPDGHEHSRAQERLWRKNRRRNDDGSFGVDPNRNYGYMWGILDVPTSSHVPSDETYVGPRAFSEPETQAVRDLIGCERFAGVITYHSYSQLILYPWGYTEKPIPDVQHREQMVGMAQEMQTLIKGVHGKIYVPQQSSELYPTAGDTTDWTYGTYGIPSFTVELRPRTFEEGGFILPPDQILATWEENRPAAFRFVEQLLAAPVAA